One Manduca sexta isolate Smith_Timp_Sample1 chromosome 26, JHU_Msex_v1.0, whole genome shotgun sequence genomic region harbors:
- the LOC115450994 gene encoding putative pre-mRNA-splicing factor ATP-dependent RNA helicase PRP1: MSKRRIEVLDPFIKRKREEKAAAAAKSGSSGESSDTTLATLGTSMPPTATSTPGVNPFTSLPLSQRYHELLRRRLGLPVWEYKNDFMRLLNTHQCVVLVGETGSGKTTQIPQWSVEFAAVTLGKSKGVACTQPRRVAAMSVAQRVAEEMDVALGQQVGYSIRFEDCSGPQTVLKYMTDGMLLREAMSDPMLEQYRVILLDEAHERTLATDILMGVLKEVIKQRSDLKLVIMSATLDAGKFQQYFDNAPLMNIPGRTHPVEIFYTPQPERDYLEAAIRTVVQIHMCEEIAGDILLFLTGQEEIEDACKRIKREIDNLASDAGELKCIPLYSTLPPNLQQRIFEPAPPNRPNGAIGRKVVVSTNIAETSLTIDGVVFVIDPGFAKQKVYNPRIRVESLLVSPISKASAQQRAGRAGRTRPGKCFRLYTEKAYKHEMQDNTYPEILRSNLGSVVLQLKKLGIDDLVHFDFMDPPAPETLMRALELLNYLAALDDDGNLTDLGAVMAEFPLDPQLAKMLIASCNHNCSNEILSITAMLSVPQCFVRPNEARKAADEAKMRFAHIDGDHLTLLNVYHAFKQNMEDPHWCYDNFINYRSLKSGDNVRQQLSRIMDRFNLKRTSTEFTSKDYYINIRKALVNGFFMQVAHLERTGHYLTVKDNQVVQLHPSTCLDHKPDWVIYNEFVLTTKNYIRTVTDIKPEWLLKIAPQYYELNNFPQCEARRQLELLQARLDSKAYQEGF, from the exons ATGTCTAAACGGAGAATTGAAGTTTTGGATCCCTTTATCAAAAGGAAAAG GGAGGAGAAAGCAGCCGCTGCTGCCAAGTCTGGGAGCAGCGGTGAGTCCTCCGATACAACTCTCGCCACTCTCGGCACCAGTATGCCTCCCACGGCGACCAGCACACCCGGAGTTAACCCATTCACAA GTCTTCCCCTGTCACAACGCTACCATGAACTCCTTCGACGCCGTCTTGGTCTCCCTGTTTGGGAATATAAGAATGATTTTATGAGACTACTAAATACTCACCAATGTGTGGTCCTTGTGGGAGAAACTGGTTCTGGAAAAACCACTCAGATACCGCAGTGGTCTGTGGAATTTGCCGCAGTAACACTTGGCAAGTCGAAAGGCGTTGCTTGCACACAGCCCAGGCGAGTGGCAGCGATGTCTGTGGCACAGCGCGTCGCGGAGGAAATGGATGTGGCATTGGGTCAGCAAGTTGGCTACAGTATACGTTTTGAAGATTGTTCTGGCCCACAAACTGTTCTGAAGTACATGACTGACGGTATGTTGCTTCGCGAGGCCATGTCAGACCCCATGCTAGAACAATACAGAGTCATACTTCTAGATGAGGCCCACGAAAGAACGCTAGCTACGGATATTTTGATGGGTGTGcttaaagaagttataaaacAACGATCAGATTTGAAACTTGTTATTATGTCAGCGACACTCGATGCTGGCAAATTCCAGCAGTACTTTGACAATGCACCATTAATGAACATTCCTGGTCGTACGCATCCAGTAGAGATATTCTATACGCCGCAGCCTGAACGCGACTATTTGGAGGCTGCTATACGTACCGTGGTCCAGATACACATGTGTGAAGAGATTGCAGGAGATATATTACTGTTCCTCACGGGACAAGAGGAGATTGAGGATGCCTGCAAAAGAATTAAACGCGAAATAGACAATTTAGCGTCAGATGCTGGCGAGTTAAAGTGTATTCCATTATATTCAACCCTACCACCGAATTTACAACAAAGGATATTTGAGCCAGCGCCGCCAAATAGACCCAATGGTGCCATAGGCCGTAAAGTAGTGGTTTCTACGAACATAGCAGAAACATCGTTGACAATAGATGGTGTAGTCTTCGTGATAGATCCAGGTTTCGCCAAACAAAAAGTGTACAACCCTCGTATAAGAGTAGAGTCCCTGTTGGTCTCGCCCATAAGCAAGGCGTCGGCGCAGCAAAGAGCCGGCCGTGCTGGAAGAACGCGGCCTGGGAAGTGTTTCCGACTCTACACAGAGAAGGCATACAAACATGAAATGCAAGACAACACTTATCCGGAAATTTTGAG ATCAAATTTAGGATCTGTAGTTTTGCAGTTGAAAAAGCTGGGTATCGACGACTTGGTGCACTTTGACTTCATGGATCCGCCCGCGCCGGAGACACTCATGCGGGCGCTCGAACTGCTTAACTACCTGGCGGCGCTTG ACGACGATGGCAACCTGACGGACCTCGGCGCCGTGATGGCGGAGTTCCCGCTCGATCCACAGCTCGCCAAGATGTTAATCGCGAGCTGCAACCACAACTGCTCCAATGAGATCCTCTCCATCACAGCTATGTTATCTG TGCCACAGTGTTTCGTGAGGCCGAACGAAGCTAGGAAGGCGGCGGACGAAGCCAAAATGCGTTTTGCACACATTGACGGCGACCACCTCACGTTGCTCAACGTATACCACGCATTCAAACAGA ATATGGAAGACCCGCACTGGTGTTACGACAACTTTATAAACTACAGATCACTGAAATCAGGCGACAATGTACGACAACAGCTCAGCAGAATCATGGACAG GTTCAATTTGAAGAGAACTAGCACAGAGTTTACTAGCAAAGATTATTACATTAACATAAGGAAGGCACTCGTCAATGGATTCTTCATGCAG GTGGCACATTTGGAGCGCACTGGCCACTACCTGACAGTTAAAGACAACCAAGTGGTTCAACTGCACCCGTCCACGTGCCTCGACCACAAGCCCGACTGGGTCATATACAACGAGTTCGTGCTCACCACCAAGAATTACATACGCACCGTCACAGATATCAAGC CGGAATGGCTGCTGAAGATTGCACCGCAATACTACGAGCTGAACAACTTCCCGCAGTGCGAGGCGCGACGTCAACTAGAGCTGCTGCAGGCGCGCCTCGATTCTAAGGCCTACCAGGAGGGCTTCTAG